From Fusobacterium sp. JB019:
TAGACATTCCTCCTATATCAATAATGTCAACACCATCCTTAATCATTTCTTTAGCTTTTTCAAAAGCTTTATTAAGATCAACATAATCTCCACCATCTGAAAAAGAATCAGGTGTAACATTTAAAATTCCCATAATTAGAGTTTTTTTATTTAACTGAAGTGTTTTATTTTTATATTTAATATTCATGAAATCTCCTTTTTTTATTATTGATTATATACATTTTTTTCTAACATATTTTTTAAAAAAGAAATGGTCTTTTTTTCAATAGGATGAATTATATTAGGAGCAATTTCCAGTAATGGTTTTAAAACAAACATTCTATCACATGTATAAGGATGAGGAATTGCTAGATTATCATCTTGCAGAATCAAATCATCAAATAATATGATATCAATATCTATTATTCTAGGTCCCCATTTGATAGTTCTTTTTCTTCCTAATTGTTTTTCAATATTTAATAAATTATTTAATAACTCATGGGGAGAAAAAAGAGTTTTAATTTCAATACAAGTATTAAAAAAATTATCTTGTTCTTTTAAGCCGTATGGTTCAGTTTCTATAAAAGAACTTATCTTGGTAACAATTGTGTTAGGAAGAGTTTTAATAAGCTTAATAGCTTCCGAAAGGTTATCTTGTTTTTTTCCTATGTTA
This genomic window contains:
- the folK gene encoding 2-amino-4-hydroxy-6-hydroxymethyldihydropteridine diphosphokinase, encoding MDKIIIKNLELIGNHGVFKEEKKLGQKFLISVEMKTDTSIAGKNDDLKYSTHYGMVANDIEELFLNNSFDLIETCAEKIANMILLNYKLVNEVNVNIKKPWAPIKKHFDFVGVEINRKWHKSYLSLGSNIGKKQDNLSEAIKLIKTLPNTIVTKISSFIETEPYGLKEQDNFFNTCIEIKTLFSPHELLNNLLNIEKQLGRKRTIKWGPRIIDIDIILFDDLILQDDNLAIPHPYTCDRMFVLKPLLEIAPNIIHPIEKKTISFLKNMLEKNVYNQ